In Amycolatopsis coloradensis, one genomic interval encodes:
- a CDS encoding Rv3654c family TadE-like protein, translating into MTGDDRGVATVWTASIVAVLVGAAAFAFWIGAAVTTRHRAEAAADLAALAAASHASDGPAAACERARQVAVRMSVTLLTCRWERGDALVEVRSEPSGRPAVTGRAEARARAGPVDRSP; encoded by the coding sequence GTGACCGGGGACGATCGCGGCGTCGCGACCGTGTGGACCGCCTCGATCGTCGCCGTCCTGGTCGGCGCGGCGGCGTTCGCCTTCTGGATCGGTGCCGCCGTCACGACCCGGCACCGCGCCGAGGCCGCCGCGGATCTGGCGGCGCTCGCGGCGGCCTCACACGCGTCGGACGGTCCCGCCGCGGCCTGCGAACGGGCGCGGCAGGTCGCCGTCCGGATGTCGGTCACGTTGCTGACCTGCCGTTGGGAGCGCGGTGATGCCCTGGTCGAAGTGCGTTCGGAGCCGTCGGGGCGGCCGGCGGTCACCGGACGGGCGGAGGCACGGGCCAGGGCGGGTCCGGTCGACCGGTCACCGTGA
- a CDS encoding TadE family type IV pilus minor pilin, giving the protein MRGEDRGSVTVEAALGIGALTFVSALLLAGIGVASDQLRCTDAAREAARLLARGQPARAEQAVREIAPPGARLDVVREGDAITAGVEAEPVAGLLPGIRLRSSAFAIAEPGSGP; this is encoded by the coding sequence ATGCGCGGCGAGGATCGCGGCTCCGTCACCGTGGAAGCCGCGCTCGGCATCGGCGCGCTGACCTTCGTCTCGGCCCTGTTGCTCGCCGGGATCGGGGTCGCCTCCGACCAGCTCCGCTGCACCGACGCGGCCCGCGAGGCCGCCAGGCTCCTCGCCCGCGGCCAGCCCGCCCGTGCCGAACAGGCGGTGCGGGAGATCGCGCCGCCCGGCGCCCGGCTGGACGTCGTCCGCGAAGGCGACGCGATCACCGCCGGCGTCGAGGCCGAACCGGTCGCCGGGCTCCTGCCGGGTATCCGGCTGCGTTCCAGCGCCTTCGCCATCGCCGAGCCGGGGAGCGGGCCGTGA
- a CDS encoding DUF4244 domain-containing protein — protein sequence MNKVPDFRADDGMATIEYAIATLAAAALAAVLYLVIDSEAVRAGLTALIERALSVKF from the coding sequence ATGAACAAGGTCCCCGACTTCCGTGCAGACGACGGCATGGCGACGATCGAATACGCCATCGCCACCCTGGCCGCCGCCGCGCTGGCGGCCGTCCTTTACTTGGTCATCGACAGCGAAGCCGTCCGCGCCGGGCTCACCGCGCTCATCGAGCGGGCGCTGTCGGTGAAGTTCTGA
- a CDS encoding type II secretion system F family protein, with translation MLTGAALILLGGAVFCWPHVAAGDVARPGRLLTRIRARSPRDKGAFELVRSAAILDLLAACLAGGLPVPVALEAVAPTASPKTAVALRSVASHLAVGIGPAEAWAPVRDLPGLTELAVAAVRTARAGTALATHAKDLARRLRESLSAEAEERAERAGVLLAAPIGLCFLPAFLCLGVLPVVLGLAGRLDGVL, from the coding sequence ATGCTGACCGGCGCGGCGTTGATCCTGCTGGGCGGTGCCGTCTTCTGTTGGCCACACGTCGCGGCCGGAGACGTAGCGCGACCAGGTCGGCTTCTCACGCGGATCCGGGCACGGTCGCCCCGGGACAAAGGCGCCTTCGAACTCGTCCGGTCCGCGGCCATCCTCGATCTGCTGGCCGCCTGCCTGGCAGGCGGGCTGCCGGTGCCCGTCGCGCTCGAGGCCGTCGCGCCGACCGCCTCACCGAAGACCGCGGTGGCTCTGCGTTCGGTGGCGTCGCATCTGGCCGTGGGCATCGGGCCGGCGGAAGCGTGGGCGCCGGTCCGCGACCTGCCTGGCCTGACCGAACTGGCCGTCGCCGCCGTCCGGACGGCGCGGGCGGGCACCGCGCTCGCCACGCATGCGAAGGACCTCGCGCGAAGGCTGCGCGAGTCGCTTTCCGCCGAAGCCGAGGAACGCGCGGAACGGGCGGGAGTGCTGCTGGCGGCACCGATCGGCCTGTGCTTTCTCCCCGCGTTCCTCTGCCTCGGCGTCCTGCCCGTCGTGCTCGGCCTGGCCGGGCGGCTCGACGGCGTCCTCTGA